The Altererythrobacter sp. ZODW24 genome window below encodes:
- a CDS encoding aspartate carbamoyltransferase catalytic subunit, translating into MTSTQNLSQSSRYPAGGQAFPHRDLLGIGQLERHEILFLLDEAEQWVELNRQPSKHADALAGLTIINAFFENSTRTLLSFEIAGKRLGADVVNMHAAQSSVKKGETLIDTAITLNAMRADAIVIRHGSSGAVALIASKVDCPVLNAGDGQHEHPTQGLLDALALRHALRKRGETADDFTGLKVTICGDILHSRVARSNILCLTALGADVTCCAPPGLMPEGIEAMGVKATHKFEEALDDAEVVMMLRLQTERMEGQFIPSAREYHHLYGLTQERLALAADDALVMHPGPMNRGVEIDSEVADMLDRSIITRQVEMGVALRMACLEVLTRRGRGVAGWTDADAKGQWV; encoded by the coding sequence ATGACATCGACGCAAAATCTTTCGCAATCCAGCCGCTATCCAGCGGGTGGGCAAGCCTTTCCGCATCGCGACTTGCTGGGCATTGGCCAGCTTGAACGGCACGAGATACTTTTCTTGCTAGATGAGGCGGAACAATGGGTGGAGCTCAACCGTCAGCCATCCAAGCACGCTGACGCGCTGGCAGGCCTGACAATCATCAACGCCTTCTTCGAAAACTCTACGCGTACGCTGCTCAGCTTCGAAATAGCTGGCAAGCGGCTGGGGGCCGATGTCGTGAATATGCATGCCGCGCAATCGAGTGTGAAAAAGGGCGAAACGCTGATCGACACGGCGATCACGCTCAATGCGATGCGCGCCGATGCGATTGTTATCCGGCACGGCAGTTCGGGCGCGGTCGCGCTGATTGCCAGCAAGGTGGATTGCCCGGTTTTGAATGCCGGCGACGGGCAGCATGAGCACCCGACACAGGGCTTGCTGGATGCACTGGCATTACGCCATGCATTGCGGAAGCGCGGCGAGACTGCGGACGATTTCACCGGGCTGAAAGTGACGATTTGCGGCGATATTCTGCATAGCCGTGTCGCGCGCTCCAACATTCTTTGCCTCACCGCGCTGGGCGCAGATGTGACCTGCTGTGCGCCTCCCGGGCTGATGCCCGAAGGTATCGAGGCGATGGGCGTAAAGGCGACGCACAAATTTGAGGAAGCGCTGGATGACGCTGAAGTTGTCATGATGCTCCGCCTTCAGACCGAGCGGATGGAAGGGCAGTTCATTCCCTCGGCGCGCGAGTATCACCATCTGTATGGATTGACGCAGGAACGGCTAGCGCTTGCGGCTGATGACGCTCTGGTGATGCATCCCGGCCCGATGAACCGCGGGGTCGAAATCGACAGCGAAGTGGCTGACATGCTCGACCGCTCCATCATCACACGGCAGGTCGAAATGGGTGTTGCGCTGCGGATGGCTTGCCTCGAGGTGCTCACGCGCAGGGGGCGCGGCGTCGCCGGTTGGACCGATGCGGATGCGAAGGGGCAGTGGGTATGA
- the sppA gene encoding signal peptide peptidase SppA: MAFAGKVWRLLVGIKDGLSLVFLLLFFSLLYAVLTARPSPAQIREGALLLELNGSVVEEKSQIDPIAALLSGTLPAGEFQVRDLVHALDTAATDDRIKAVVLDLNQFLGGGQVHITEVGAALDRVRAADKPVLAWATGYADDSMMLAAHASEVWVDPLGGAVIAGPGGDRLYYGALLERLNINARVYKVGTYKSAVEPYDRNDMSEPARENANALYGALWEEWQANVKKARPKINLDLVTKSPAEWIAASKGDLAAASLAAGLVDKLGSREEFGARVAEIAGKDDWDKTPGTYRSTELDAWMAGNSVDTPGEAIGVVTIAGEIVDGDAGPGTAGGDRIADLLDEALNDDLKALVVRVNSPGGSVLASEEIRRAILRHKANEIPIVVSMANVAASGGYWVATPADRIFAEPETITGSIGIFAVIPTFEDALAEWGVNGDGVRTTPLSGQPDLLNGFTPEVDAILQSTVEDGYTDFLTRVSESRNMTTAQVDEVGQGRVWDGGTARQLGLVDQYGGLTDALAWAASEAELEDGDWHPKFLGSTPDGFNSLLGSMLMGDEADARTGTDLFGMIAQREQALGARVVSDLDRLMGGRGMQAYCLECPVTPASTSGKDAGFFAKLVRLFAD, from the coding sequence ATGGCATTTGCGGGCAAGGTTTGGCGGCTGCTGGTCGGCATCAAGGACGGGTTGAGTCTCGTATTTCTGTTGCTGTTCTTCTCGCTGCTTTATGCCGTTTTGACCGCCCGCCCCAGCCCCGCGCAAATCCGTGAAGGCGCTCTGCTGCTCGAACTCAACGGCTCGGTCGTAGAGGAAAAATCCCAAATCGATCCGATCGCGGCTCTTCTATCCGGCACCCTACCCGCCGGTGAATTCCAGGTTCGCGACCTTGTCCATGCTCTCGACACTGCAGCGACCGATGACCGGATCAAAGCTGTCGTGCTCGACCTCAATCAGTTCCTTGGTGGAGGACAGGTTCATATTACGGAAGTCGGCGCAGCGCTCGACCGAGTGCGCGCAGCGGACAAGCCTGTCCTTGCATGGGCGACTGGATATGCTGACGACAGTATGATGCTCGCAGCGCATGCTAGCGAAGTGTGGGTCGATCCGCTTGGCGGCGCAGTGATCGCTGGGCCTGGCGGCGACCGTCTCTATTACGGCGCTTTGCTCGAACGGCTGAATATCAATGCCCGCGTCTATAAGGTCGGCACGTATAAATCGGCTGTCGAGCCATATGACCGCAACGACATGTCCGAACCTGCGCGCGAGAACGCCAATGCGCTCTATGGTGCTCTATGGGAAGAATGGCAGGCCAACGTTAAAAAGGCGCGACCTAAGATCAATCTCGACCTCGTCACAAAATCGCCGGCTGAATGGATTGCCGCGAGCAAGGGCGACCTTGCAGCCGCTTCGCTTGCCGCTGGGCTAGTCGACAAGCTGGGAAGCCGCGAAGAATTTGGAGCCCGTGTCGCAGAAATTGCAGGCAAGGATGATTGGGATAAGACCCCCGGCACCTATCGCAGCACAGAGTTGGACGCTTGGATGGCCGGCAATTCTGTCGATACGCCGGGCGAGGCAATTGGTGTTGTTACTATCGCAGGTGAAATCGTTGATGGCGACGCTGGCCCCGGCACTGCCGGCGGCGACCGCATTGCTGATTTGCTCGACGAAGCACTCAATGACGATCTGAAAGCACTGGTAGTTCGAGTGAACTCACCCGGCGGATCGGTCCTAGCAAGTGAAGAAATCCGCCGCGCGATCCTGCGCCACAAAGCGAATGAGATTCCGATTGTTGTTTCCATGGCCAATGTTGCTGCAAGCGGCGGTTATTGGGTTGCGACACCAGCGGACCGCATCTTTGCTGAGCCGGAAACGATTACCGGCTCTATCGGTATATTCGCCGTGATCCCGACTTTCGAGGATGCGTTGGCCGAATGGGGCGTGAACGGTGACGGCGTCCGCACAACGCCGCTTTCGGGCCAACCAGACTTGTTGAATGGCTTCACGCCTGAAGTGGATGCTATCCTGCAAAGCACGGTGGAGGACGGCTACACTGACTTCCTCACCCGCGTTTCGGAATCGCGCAATATGACGACAGCGCAAGTCGATGAAGTCGGCCAAGGCCGCGTTTGGGATGGGGGAACTGCTCGCCAGCTCGGGCTGGTCGACCAATATGGCGGACTGACCGACGCTTTGGCTTGGGCAGCGTCCGAGGCAGAACTTGAAGACGGCGACTGGCATCCGAAGTTCCTCGGCAGCACGCCAGATGGTTTCAACTCGCTCCTAGGTTCGATGTTGATGGGTGACGAAGCTGATGCCCGCACCGGAACAGATCTGTTCGGGATGATTGCACAACGCGAACAAGCACTCGGCGCGCGAGTGGTCAGCGATCTCGACCGGCTGATGGGCGGGCGCGGGATGCAGGCATATTGCCTCGAGTGCCCGGTCACACCGGCTAGCACGTCCGGCAAGGACGCAGGTTTCTTCGCAAAGCTGGTGAGGCTGTTCGCAGACTGA
- a CDS encoding heme-binding protein: MKIKSIVLLAAGVAAVGAVAVRAATSDIEQPDYRVVSSEGDFEIREYEPMIVAQATVVGERRKAMNDGFRIIADYIFGNNLSSQEVAMTAPVTQQASEKIAMTSPVTQQASGTGTENSWQVRFVMPSEYTMDTLPKPKNMAVTLLEVPAKRVAAIRYSGNAQQSDVDKHREKLMAFLSAEKLTAANDPTYAFYDAPWTPGFMRRNEVMVEIES; the protein is encoded by the coding sequence ATGAAAATCAAAAGCATCGTGCTGCTCGCCGCCGGTGTAGCTGCCGTTGGTGCGGTCGCAGTGCGCGCCGCCACGAGCGATATCGAACAGCCGGATTACCGCGTTGTTTCCAGCGAAGGTGACTTCGAAATTCGCGAGTATGAACCGATGATCGTGGCCCAAGCGACCGTTGTAGGCGAGCGGCGCAAGGCAATGAATGACGGCTTCCGGATCATCGCCGACTATATCTTTGGCAACAATCTATCGTCGCAAGAAGTCGCAATGACTGCACCTGTAACGCAGCAGGCGAGCGAGAAAATCGCTATGACATCTCCTGTCACTCAACAGGCATCGGGCACTGGAACGGAGAATTCTTGGCAAGTGCGCTTCGTGATGCCGTCGGAATATACGATGGACACGTTGCCAAAGCCGAAGAACATGGCGGTCACTCTACTCGAAGTACCTGCAAAGCGCGTCGCAGCGATCCGTTATTCAGGTAATGCGCAGCAGAGTGATGTGGATAAGCACCGCGAAAAGTTGATGGCCTTCCTGAGCGCAGAGAAGCTGACTGCAGCGAACGATCCGACATACGCCTTCTATGACGCGCCTTGGACCCCAGGCTTCATGCGCCGCAACGAAGTGATGGTTGAAATCGAGAGCTGA
- the serS gene encoding serine--tRNA ligase, translating to MHDLRYIRDNPEAFDTALARRGAEPVSATILDLDASNRALQTKMQEALARRNEASKAIGAAMGQGDKETAEKLKAEVAEIKQTMPEWEAEAKEVGDKLHNLLAGLPNPPADDVPQGADEDDNVEVSKWGTLREFDFEPQEHADMGPALGLDFETGASISGARFTFLRGQMARLHRALGQFMLDHQTNTHGYTECAPPLLVLDKAMYGTDKLPKFAEDSFQTTEGHWLIPTAEVSLTASVQDQIIDAERLPIRMTALTQCFRSEAGSAGKDTRGFIRQHQFEKVELVSVTKPEDSEAEHDRMTTAAESVLQALELPYRKVLLCTGDMGFGARKTYDLEVWLPGQGAYREISSCSNTGDFQSRRMNTRFKPEGEKKTVFPHTLNGSGLAVGRTLVAVLENYQQADGSVTVPDILKSYMGDITKLGPAA from the coding sequence ATGCACGACCTCAGATATATCCGGGACAACCCCGAAGCTTTCGACACCGCCCTCGCCCGCCGAGGTGCGGAGCCGGTTTCTGCGACTATCCTTGATCTGGATGCCAGCAACCGCGCGCTCCAGACCAAGATGCAGGAAGCCCTGGCGCGCCGTAACGAGGCGAGCAAAGCCATCGGCGCGGCCATGGGTCAAGGCGATAAGGAAACAGCTGAAAAGCTGAAGGCCGAAGTTGCCGAGATCAAGCAGACCATGCCCGAGTGGGAGGCCGAGGCCAAAGAGGTCGGCGACAAATTGCACAATCTGCTCGCCGGATTACCGAACCCGCCAGCCGATGACGTGCCACAGGGCGCTGACGAAGACGACAATGTCGAAGTCAGCAAATGGGGTACGCTGCGCGAGTTCGATTTCGAACCGCAGGAACATGCCGACATGGGACCGGCGCTTGGCCTCGATTTCGAAACTGGTGCGAGCATCTCGGGTGCGCGCTTCACTTTCCTGCGCGGTCAGATGGCGAGGCTCCACCGCGCGCTCGGCCAATTCATGCTCGATCACCAGACAAACACGCATGGCTACACCGAATGCGCGCCGCCGCTGCTGGTGCTCGACAAGGCGATGTATGGCACGGACAAGCTGCCGAAGTTTGCTGAGGATTCCTTCCAAACAACGGAGGGTCATTGGCTCATTCCAACCGCTGAGGTCAGCCTGACTGCATCGGTTCAGGATCAAATCATCGACGCAGAGCGCTTGCCTATCCGCATGACTGCCCTCACCCAGTGCTTCCGCTCCGAAGCGGGTTCTGCGGGCAAGGATACGCGCGGATTTATCCGCCAGCACCAATTTGAAAAGGTTGAGCTGGTGAGCGTGACCAAGCCTGAAGACAGCGAAGCCGAGCACGACCGCATGACCACCGCCGCCGAAAGCGTTTTGCAAGCTCTTGAACTTCCCTACCGCAAGGTGCTGCTGTGCACCGGCGACATGGGCTTTGGCGCGCGTAAGACCTATGACCTCGAAGTGTGGCTGCCCGGGCAAGGGGCTTATCGCGAGATATCGTCTTGCTCGAACACAGGCGATTTTCAGTCACGCCGGATGAACACACGCTTCAAGCCAGAAGGCGAGAAGAAGACCGTCTTCCCGCATACGCTCAATGGCTCCGGCCTTGCCGTGGGGCGGACGCTCGTGGCGGTGCTGGAAAACTATCAGCAGGCGGATGGTTCGGTGACAGTGCCCGACATTCTGAAGTCCTATATGGGCGATATCACGAAGCTGGGGCCGGCCGCCTGA
- the surE gene encoding 5'/3'-nucleotidase SurE, with protein sequence MRILLTNDDGINAPGFAVLEEIARTISDDIWICAPAEEQSGAGHSLTLNMPVRLRQHGEKRFSVTGTPTDAVMLGLRTVFDTPPDLILSGVNRGANLGDDITYSGTVSAAMEGALAGIRSIALSQVLNREMGDDIFAAARAWGEKVLRPLLDMDFADRSLININFPPRAPDAIKGIRVVRQGFHDYSRGSVVEGRDPRGLKYYWFGLHAIEHTPDHGTDLEAIADGYIAVTPLRPELTHEGSLTSLTERYAT encoded by the coding sequence ATGCGCATTTTGCTGACGAATGATGATGGGATCAACGCACCGGGTTTTGCAGTGCTTGAGGAAATTGCTCGCACGATCAGCGATGATATCTGGATATGCGCCCCAGCCGAAGAACAGTCGGGCGCAGGCCATTCGCTTACGCTCAATATGCCAGTGCGGCTGCGGCAGCACGGGGAGAAACGTTTCTCAGTTACCGGCACACCCACTGACGCAGTGATGCTGGGCCTGCGCACTGTGTTCGACACCCCGCCAGATCTGATCCTGTCCGGCGTCAATCGCGGGGCTAACCTTGGCGATGACATTACCTATTCAGGCACGGTTTCTGCTGCGATGGAAGGTGCACTAGCGGGCATTCGTTCAATCGCCCTCAGTCAGGTGTTAAACCGTGAAATGGGCGACGACATATTTGCCGCAGCCCGCGCTTGGGGTGAGAAAGTTCTGCGTCCGCTGCTAGACATGGATTTTGCCGACCGCAGCCTGATCAATATCAACTTCCCGCCGCGCGCGCCTGATGCAATCAAAGGCATACGTGTAGTCCGACAGGGCTTTCACGATTATTCACGCGGTTCGGTGGTCGAGGGACGCGATCCGCGCGGGTTGAAATATTACTGGTTCGGCTTGCATGCGATTGAACATACGCCGGACCACGGAACCGATCTGGAAGCGATTGCAGATGGTTACATCGCAGTCACTCCGCTACGGCCTGAATTAACACACGAAGGTTCACTGACCAGCCTCACTGAAAGGTATGCCACATGA
- a CDS encoding M23 family metallopeptidase, with amino-acid sequence MKRLALTIAAFVLLGAGDPATETEHVVGEGETLGGIANRAGVPLASIAAVNGLTEPYSVRVGQKLFIPRQRTHTVKSGDTAMGVANRYKVPYSQLAIANGLNENGSIRIGQKLIIPAVMSQAQVASMTNAMTNAKAPEVPYFRRPHDGPVMLGYNLRANGKGHDGLDFKAELGDMVRAASTGTVIFAGSEPTRFGRLVVIDHGRGWHTAYGHLSSITVKEGETIRAGERLGLAGEAGIATTPELHFEIRKDGKPINPAPKMPKRTGN; translated from the coding sequence ATGAAACGTCTCGCGCTGACCATCGCAGCATTCGTGCTTCTGGGAGCGGGCGATCCCGCGACCGAGACCGAACACGTCGTCGGCGAAGGCGAAACCTTGGGTGGTATTGCGAACCGTGCCGGTGTGCCTTTGGCTTCCATTGCTGCAGTCAACGGACTGACAGAACCTTACAGCGTGCGCGTCGGGCAAAAGCTGTTCATCCCGCGCCAGCGTACCCACACGGTGAAATCCGGCGATACGGCCATGGGCGTCGCGAACCGGTATAAGGTGCCTTATTCCCAGCTCGCCATCGCCAACGGGCTGAACGAAAACGGCAGCATTCGCATCGGGCAAAAGCTGATCATTCCCGCTGTTATGTCGCAGGCACAAGTCGCCTCGATGACCAACGCCATGACCAACGCAAAAGCCCCCGAAGTACCCTATTTCCGCCGCCCTCATGATGGGCCAGTGATGCTGGGCTATAACCTCCGTGCCAATGGCAAGGGCCATGATGGGTTGGATTTTAAGGCAGAGCTCGGCGACATGGTTCGTGCTGCCTCCACCGGCACAGTGATTTTCGCCGGCAGCGAACCAACCCGCTTCGGCAGATTGGTCGTCATCGATCACGGGCGCGGCTGGCACACGGCCTATGGCCATTTGTCGAGCATCACGGTGAAAGAGGGCGAGACCATTCGAGCAGGCGAACGGCTCGGCCTCGCGGGTGAAGCTGGCATCGCCACCACGCCTGAATTGCACTTCGAAATCCGCAAAGACGGCAAGCCCATTAATCCAGCGCCGAAAATGCCGAAGCGGACCGGCAATTAA